The following coding sequences lie in one Crassostrea angulata isolate pt1a10 chromosome 10, ASM2561291v2, whole genome shotgun sequence genomic window:
- the LOC128167448 gene encoding SPARC-like, with protein sequence MKVLLLLSILLALVVCFQATEARDREDRRNRRETDEYPEVEEEGADEDDEDDVDDDDTDNDQEIVDTRINPCDKKTCRRGEECYLDNSRKAKCRCVEQCTPEPDPRYMVCSNKNLTFDSECHMDREACWCRRRKPQCGNPSFRTLRLDYYGECKQLTKCQDFEMEQFPLRMSNWLFKVMEELARRNELDDDYVEMLKSAEKDKNHVDAVIWKFCDLDVHPQDRFVTRRELLFVVATIKPMEHCLAPFLDICDANKDRKISLYEWGGCLGLDQGKIQDKCGAVHKKNKGRK encoded by the exons ATGAAGGTTCTTTTGTTATTATCCATTCTCCTGGCGTTGGTCGTCTGCTTCCAGGCTACAGAAGCAAGG GACAGAGAGGATCGGCGAAATAGGAGGGAAACTGACGAGTATCCAGAAGTAGAAGAGGAG GGAGCCGATGAGGACGATGAGGATGATGTAGATGATGACGACACAGACAACGACCAGGAAATCGTCGACACACGAATTA atcCTTGCGACAAGAAGACATGTCGCCGTGGCGAGGAGTGTTACCTAGATAACTCCCGCAAAGCTAAATGTCGGTGTGTCGAGCAATGTACCCCAGAGCCCGACCCCAGATATATG GTGTGCAGCAACAAGAACTTGACGTTTGACAGCGAGTGTCACATGGACAGGGAAGCCTGTTGGTGCCGTCGCAGGAAGCCCCAGTGTGGGAACCCAAGCTTCAGGACCCTCAGACTCGATTACTACGGAGAGTGCAAAC AGCTTACAAAATGCCAGGATTTCGAAATGGAGCAGTTTCCTCTTCGTATGTCCAACTGGCTCTTCAAAGTGATGGAGGAATTG GCCAGAAGAAACGAGCTTGATGATGATTATGTGGAAATGCTGAAATCAGCGGAGAAGGACAAAAACCACGTGGATGCAGTCATCTGGAAATTCTGTGATCTTGACGTTCACCCACAAGACCG ATTTGTGACCCGCCGGGAACTACTTTTCGTTGTTGCAACAATCAAACCAATGGAACACTGCCTGGCCCCTTTCCTCGATATTTGTGATGCCAACAAGGACAGAAAAATCAGTCTGTACGAGTGGGGAGGGTGCCTGGGACTCGACCAAG GAAAGATTCAAGATAAATGTGGGGCTGTTCacaagaaaaacaaaggaaGAAAGTAA
- the LOC128167447 gene encoding uncharacterized protein LOC128167447 isoform X2: MANEDQIEELEALRSIFENEFTDISKDPPCFMIKLQDVQINGAISLKFTLPTEYPDISPVIEIPIRNQVLSAKNHRQLMGFLQEKCEESLGMGMIFSVVDAAQQWINENVSTNTSEQPCDNKDLEKEEKNDSELTPVRFEEPKLTGGRWQYVIGLVGKPSAGKSTFFNAATTLDLAKTGAHPFTTIEPNIGKAFFSVPCPCSNLTVRCDAANGHDFRGQRYLPVLLKDVAGLVPGAWEGKGRGNRFLNDLLDADVLIHIIDASGTTNEKGEETVDYDPANDVQWLKEELHQWIYQNVWAKWENIVRRPQKLVDMFTGYHANKATIYAALRNAGVTESELSKIKTWDDKVLHRIVDCFLNIRFPILLVLNKADKETATDIIARLSAEFGDNYTIPVSAERECFLQKMEKEGYIKYNRGSDSFDILDCPSSIFTDLKKVESSILKRYGSTNIHNALCQAVSLREPVYAFPVHCLDTLQSVGKSHVEKSQILRDCIMLKPGTNVEEFHSVLCHYPVSLLSGDFVRAETKNTDGSKRPMKKDEVLNNSNNIIKIMTTKRSS, from the exons ATGGCTAATGAAGATCAAATCGAGGAACTCGAGGCTCTAAGGTCCATATTTGAAAACGAATTCACTG atATTTCTAAAGATCCACCATGTTTTATGATAAAGCTGCAAGATGTTCAGATAAATG GTGCAATTAGTCTGAAGTTTACATTACCAACAGAATACCCAGATATTTCACCAGTTATAGAGATACCAATAAGGAACCAAGTGTTGTCTGCAAAGAACCACAGACAACTCATGGGATTTTTACAGGAAAAA TGTGAAGAGTCACTTGGAATGGGGATGATTTTTTCTGTGGTGGATGCAGCACAACAGTGGATAAATGAGAATGTTTCCACAAACACTTCTGAGCAACCCTGTGATAACAAG GATTTggaaaaagaagagaaaaatgaCTCAGAACTTACACCTGTCAGGTTTGAAGAACCCAAGCTGACAGGAGGAAGATGGCAGTATGTCATAGGACTTGTG gGTAAACCCTCAGCTGGGAAGTCCACTTTTTTCAATGCAGCAACGACCCTGGATTTAGCTAAAACTGGGGCACACCCATTCACCACTATAGAGCCAAATATAGGAAAGGCTTTCTTTTCTGTCCCATGTCCCTGTAGCAATCTGACAGTCAGGTGTGATGCAG CAAATGGTCATGACTTCAGAGGACAAAGATATCTACCAGTGCTGTTAAAAGATGTTGCTGGGTTAGTTCCTGGTGCATGGGAGGGCAAAGGTCGAGGCAACAG ATTTCTGAACGATTTACTGGATGCTGATGTTTTGATCCACATCATAGATGCTTCAGGTACAACCAACGAGAAAGGTGAAGAAACAGTTGACTATGACCCTGCTAATGATGTACAGTGGTTGAAAGAGGAACTACA CCAGTGGATATATCAAAATGTGTGGGCCAAATGGGAAAATATTGTTAGAAGACCTCAGAAACTGGTAGACATGTTTACAGGATACCATGCCAACAAAGCCACTATTTATGCAGCCCTACGCAATGCAGGAGTCACTGAGAG tGAGTTGTCAAAGATAAAGACCTGGGATGACAAGGTTCTACATCGGATAGTGGACTGTTTTCTCAACATCAGGTTTCCTATTCTGTTGGTTCTAAATAAAGCAGATAAAGAGACTGCCACAGATATCATTGCAAG ACTATCAGCTGAATTTGGTGATAATTACACTATTCCTGTGAGCGCGGAGAGAGAGTGCTTTCTTCAGAAGATGGAAAAGGAGGGATACATCAAATACAATAGAGGAAGTGATTCTTTTGACATTTTAGACTGTCCGTCTTCCATTTTTACTGATCTTAAAAAAGTTGAAAGTAGTATTTTGAAGAG GTATGGTAGTACAAATATCCACAATGCTTTGTGTCAGGCTGTCAGTTTAAGAGAACCAGTTTATGCCTTTCCTGTACATTGCCTGGATACTCTTCAATCAGTCGGTAAATCTCACGTGGAGAAGAGCCAGATTCTGCGTGATTGTATCATGTTAAAACCAGGAACCAATGTGGAGGAATTCCACTCTGTTCTATGTCATTACCCAGTCAGTCTGTTGTCAGGAGATTTTGTGAGAGCAGAG ACCAAAAATACAGATGGGTCAAAGAGACCAATGAAGAAAGATGAAGTCCTTAACAAttctaataatataataaagataATGACTACCAAAAGAagttcatag
- the LOC128167447 gene encoding uncharacterized protein LOC128167447 isoform X1, with translation MANEDQIEELEALRSIFENEFTDISKDPPCFMIKLQDVQINGAISLKFTLPTEYPDISPVIEIPIRNQVLSAKNHRQLMGFLQEKCEESLGMGMIFSVVDAAQQWINENVSTNTSEQPCDNKDLEKEEKNDSELTPVRFEEPKLTGGRWQYVIGLVGKPSAGKSTFFNAATTLDLAKTGAHPFTTIEPNIGKAFFSVPCPCSNLTVRCDAANGHDFRGQRYLPVLLKDVAGLVPGAWEGKGRGNRFLNDLLDADVLIHIIDASGTTNEKGEETVDYDPANDVQWLKEELHQWIYQNVWAKWENIVRRPQKLVDMFTGYHANKATIYAALRNAGVTESELSKIKTWDDKVLHRIVDCFLNIRFPILLVLNKADKETATDIIARIASVYHFIKLLNCLLMTNSFRVLFRLSAEFGDNYTIPVSAERECFLQKMEKEGYIKYNRGSDSFDILDCPSSIFTDLKKVESSILKRYGSTNIHNALCQAVSLREPVYAFPVHCLDTLQSVGKSHVEKSQILRDCIMLKPGTNVEEFHSVLCHYPVSLLSGDFVRAETKNTDGSKRPMKKDEVLNNSNNIIKIMTTKRSS, from the exons ATGGCTAATGAAGATCAAATCGAGGAACTCGAGGCTCTAAGGTCCATATTTGAAAACGAATTCACTG atATTTCTAAAGATCCACCATGTTTTATGATAAAGCTGCAAGATGTTCAGATAAATG GTGCAATTAGTCTGAAGTTTACATTACCAACAGAATACCCAGATATTTCACCAGTTATAGAGATACCAATAAGGAACCAAGTGTTGTCTGCAAAGAACCACAGACAACTCATGGGATTTTTACAGGAAAAA TGTGAAGAGTCACTTGGAATGGGGATGATTTTTTCTGTGGTGGATGCAGCACAACAGTGGATAAATGAGAATGTTTCCACAAACACTTCTGAGCAACCCTGTGATAACAAG GATTTggaaaaagaagagaaaaatgaCTCAGAACTTACACCTGTCAGGTTTGAAGAACCCAAGCTGACAGGAGGAAGATGGCAGTATGTCATAGGACTTGTG gGTAAACCCTCAGCTGGGAAGTCCACTTTTTTCAATGCAGCAACGACCCTGGATTTAGCTAAAACTGGGGCACACCCATTCACCACTATAGAGCCAAATATAGGAAAGGCTTTCTTTTCTGTCCCATGTCCCTGTAGCAATCTGACAGTCAGGTGTGATGCAG CAAATGGTCATGACTTCAGAGGACAAAGATATCTACCAGTGCTGTTAAAAGATGTTGCTGGGTTAGTTCCTGGTGCATGGGAGGGCAAAGGTCGAGGCAACAG ATTTCTGAACGATTTACTGGATGCTGATGTTTTGATCCACATCATAGATGCTTCAGGTACAACCAACGAGAAAGGTGAAGAAACAGTTGACTATGACCCTGCTAATGATGTACAGTGGTTGAAAGAGGAACTACA CCAGTGGATATATCAAAATGTGTGGGCCAAATGGGAAAATATTGTTAGAAGACCTCAGAAACTGGTAGACATGTTTACAGGATACCATGCCAACAAAGCCACTATTTATGCAGCCCTACGCAATGCAGGAGTCACTGAGAG tGAGTTGTCAAAGATAAAGACCTGGGATGACAAGGTTCTACATCGGATAGTGGACTGTTTTCTCAACATCAGGTTTCCTATTCTGTTGGTTCTAAATAAAGCAGATAAAGAGACTGCCACAGATATCATTGCAAG GATTGCTTCTGTATATCATTTCATCAAACTCTTGAATTGTCTTCTTATGACAAATTCATTCCGAGTTTTATTCAGACTATCAGCTGAATTTGGTGATAATTACACTATTCCTGTGAGCGCGGAGAGAGAGTGCTTTCTTCAGAAGATGGAAAAGGAGGGATACATCAAATACAATAGAGGAAGTGATTCTTTTGACATTTTAGACTGTCCGTCTTCCATTTTTACTGATCTTAAAAAAGTTGAAAGTAGTATTTTGAAGAG GTATGGTAGTACAAATATCCACAATGCTTTGTGTCAGGCTGTCAGTTTAAGAGAACCAGTTTATGCCTTTCCTGTACATTGCCTGGATACTCTTCAATCAGTCGGTAAATCTCACGTGGAGAAGAGCCAGATTCTGCGTGATTGTATCATGTTAAAACCAGGAACCAATGTGGAGGAATTCCACTCTGTTCTATGTCATTACCCAGTCAGTCTGTTGTCAGGAGATTTTGTGAGAGCAGAG ACCAAAAATACAGATGGGTCAAAGAGACCAATGAAGAAAGATGAAGTCCTTAACAAttctaataatataataaagataATGACTACCAAAAGAagttcatag